Proteins encoded by one window of Methanobacterium sp. CWC-01:
- a CDS encoding class I SAM-dependent methyltransferase: protein MSDKTGSVPSNGHRIRGRSSESFIDALEVLSRLNLKGDEVFMDAGCGDGHVALLAHELLDDDAVIYALDSFEPSIEDLENHVKAKGITNIIPIQGDIAGDIPLTDDMVDVCLLINVFHHFVAQENTDEAISELKRIIKPGGRVAVMDYKKMDTGYGPPLKYKRSPEELQEMFTRHGFKMVQLDTEVGEDLEGGVKSHYLVVFQR from the coding sequence ATGTCAGATAAGACTGGATCAGTTCCCTCTAATGGCCACCGCATCCGGGGCCGATCATCGGAATCTTTTATAGACGCTCTTGAGGTACTTTCAAGGCTAAACCTCAAGGGAGATGAAGTGTTCATGGATGCCGGTTGTGGTGATGGGCATGTGGCCCTCCTGGCCCATGAGTTGCTGGATGATGATGCCGTCATCTATGCCCTGGATAGTTTCGAGCCTTCCATTGAGGACCTGGAAAACCATGTAAAAGCCAAGGGGATAACCAACATCATACCCATCCAGGGGGATATAGCCGGAGATATCCCCCTAACAGATGACATGGTGGATGTGTGCCTTTTGATCAATGTTTTCCACCATTTCGTAGCCCAAGAAAACACCGACGAAGCCATATCGGAGCTTAAAAGGATCATAAAACCTGGTGGTAGAGTAGCGGTGATGGACTACAAAAAGATGGACACCGGTTATGGCCCTCCCCTGAAGTACAAGCGGAGTCCGGAAGAACTGCAGGAGATGTTCACCAGGCACGGCTTTAAGATGGTCCAGCTGGATACCGAGGTGGGGGAAGACCTGGAAGGTGGAGTTAAATCTCATTATCTGGTAGTATTCCAAAGGTAA
- a CDS encoding LUD domain-containing protein has product MKKSHLNIMNRSFTVLDERRARLLKDPETLKLKKRVQDIREYAVDHLEELLEEAASNLEENGVEVIMAPAGLQAREAIQDQLEGEVVVAKSKSNTAGEILLTEYLEEEGVEVLETDLGDRIVQMHQESRPSHPIGPAAHLDLEMIAEIVSSYLGKEVESQPRSILEAVKEDILTRLPDIRVGITGANSVAAQDGALLMVHNEGNISMLSLLDVHIILVGIDKVVATLEDAVSVVKLETIYATGKKTPAYMNVVSSPSKTADIEQELLKDMYGARRVVVVFLDNGRRKVLEEGGESLTCIGCGSCIVNCPVYRVSGPDFGYRRHLGGRGVVLSRYLEDDQTCTDSGLFKCTLCGNCTRECPLEIPTNQILELLRRECVEGGLQKEEHQVIRDNIKKRGSAYRD; this is encoded by the coding sequence ATGAAGAAATCCCACCTCAACATCATGAACCGGTCCTTCACCGTGCTAGACGAGAGGAGGGCTAGGCTGCTAAAGGACCCGGAGACCCTGAAGCTGAAAAAAAGGGTGCAGGACATCCGGGAGTACGCAGTGGACCACTTGGAGGAACTCCTGGAGGAGGCGGCCTCTAACCTGGAGGAGAACGGGGTAGAAGTGATCATGGCCCCTGCTGGTCTGCAGGCACGGGAGGCTATCCAGGACCAGCTGGAGGGAGAAGTGGTAGTGGCCAAGTCCAAATCCAACACCGCCGGGGAGATCCTCCTCACCGAGTACCTGGAGGAGGAGGGAGTGGAGGTCCTGGAGACTGACCTGGGGGATCGTATCGTGCAGATGCACCAGGAAAGCCGGCCCTCCCATCCCATCGGACCCGCCGCCCACCTGGACCTGGAGATGATCGCCGAGATCGTGTCCAGTTACCTCGGAAAAGAGGTGGAAAGCCAGCCCCGCAGCATCCTGGAGGCGGTGAAGGAGGACATCCTGACTAGGCTACCGGATATCCGGGTGGGCATCACCGGGGCTAACTCGGTGGCTGCCCAGGACGGGGCCCTACTCATGGTGCACAATGAGGGTAACATCAGTATGCTGTCCCTCTTGGATGTGCACATCATCTTGGTGGGGATCGATAAGGTGGTGGCCACCCTGGAGGATGCGGTGTCGGTGGTGAAGCTGGAGACCATCTACGCCACTGGTAAGAAGACCCCCGCCTATATGAACGTGGTATCCTCCCCCTCCAAGACCGCTGATATCGAGCAGGAATTGTTGAAGGATATGTATGGGGCTAGAAGAGTGGTGGTGGTCTTTCTGGACAACGGCCGCCGGAAGGTCCTGGAGGAAGGGGGGGAGAGTTTGACGTGCATTGGTTGCGGTAGTTGCATCGTTAACTGTCCCGTGTACAGGGTCTCCGGCCCGGATTTCGGTTACCGCCGGCATCTGGGCGGCCGGGGGGTGGTGCTGAGCCGCTACCTCGAAGATGACCAGACCTGCACTGACTCGGGCCTTTTCAAATGCACCCTCTGCGGTAACTGCACCCGGGAGTGTCCCCTGGAGATACCCACCAACCAGATCCTGGAGTTACTGCGCCGGGAGTGCGTGGAAGGCGGTCTCCAGAAGGAGGAGCACCAGGTGATCCGGGACAATATAAAGAAGAGGGGATCAGCCTACCGGGATTAA
- a CDS encoding energy-coupling factor ABC transporter permease, giving the protein MHLPDGLIPLSHALIYWIITLIFIALYLFKLSRIEHREKNVVYTSIFAAATVATSSISIPSPLGVPIHFFLIPLVAILLGPLSGIIVALLCLVIQYFLMGMGGLTTLGANTLAMGVVISLSTYLFYRITRDLNLRFSIFTGTFLGIMMATLVQVLMLYLARIATLDVLLATMVPFYLLVAILEGLANVLIISFLGKVKPELLTLHKI; this is encoded by the coding sequence TTGCATTTACCAGACGGATTAATACCACTCTCCCACGCCCTTATCTACTGGATCATCACCCTTATCTTCATAGCCCTGTACCTGTTCAAACTTTCCCGGATAGAACACCGGGAAAAAAATGTGGTGTACACCTCCATCTTCGCCGCGGCCACGGTGGCCACCTCCTCCATCTCCATACCCTCACCCCTGGGAGTTCCCATTCACTTCTTCCTGATACCCCTGGTGGCCATTCTATTAGGCCCCCTGAGTGGTATCATAGTGGCCCTCCTGTGCCTGGTCATCCAGTACTTCTTAATGGGAATGGGAGGACTAACCACCCTGGGTGCCAACACCCTGGCCATGGGAGTTGTCATCAGTCTGTCCACCTACCTCTTCTACCGGATAACCCGGGACCTGAACTTGCGGTTTAGCATTTTCACCGGAACCTTCCTGGGCATAATGATGGCCACCCTGGTCCAGGTCCTCATGCTGTATCTGGCCAGAATCGCCACCCTGGATGTGCTCCTGGCCACCATGGTACCCTTCTATCTGTTGGTAGCCATCCTGGAAGGACTGGCCAACGTGCTGATCATCTCTTTCCTGGGCAAAGTCAAACCCGAACTGTTAACCCTGCATAAAATCTAG
- a CDS encoding heparan-alpha-glucosaminide N-acetyltransferase domain-containing protein: protein MNRKSTTTRLSSVDILRGLAVLFMVEAHIAIIIPFFSDLAVTFAAPAFLLVAGLSFQLFLRNRESRGSSTRDIFREVFWRAMTLFFLTSLITWTANLVGWGGSVFSNIFFIISTGFLVGFLLRRSFRGQILAVILILVLDLVIRAYQVQALAFLAGDVQGLQVSILPYLCFFFFGQIASKAYKQDNFNRYDNQVLLFYGLLFFMLNLAVYLAFPYPLVGELRGYTPLLLMVASLLLLLALVLVRVVELDGGLRRWLRPLENLGRISFTSYYLTYISFLVLGSFQFSSAVAVNLLLFMGTSLGLVVLERLWRPYYRYGLEWAYRKISATALAYTRNRWP from the coding sequence TTGAATAGAAAATCCACCACCACTAGACTGTCCTCTGTGGACATTCTCCGGGGACTGGCGGTTCTTTTTATGGTGGAGGCCCACATCGCCATCATCATACCCTTCTTCTCGGACCTGGCCGTTACCTTTGCTGCTCCTGCTTTTTTGTTGGTGGCGGGGTTGAGCTTCCAGCTCTTTTTAAGGAACCGGGAGAGCCGGGGCTCCAGCACCCGGGATATCTTCCGGGAGGTTTTCTGGAGGGCCATGACCCTGTTTTTTTTAACCAGCCTCATCACCTGGACCGCTAACCTGGTGGGATGGGGTGGCAGTGTGTTTTCCAACATCTTCTTCATCATCAGCACCGGCTTCCTGGTGGGGTTCCTCTTGCGCCGGAGCTTCCGGGGGCAGATCCTGGCCGTTATCCTGATCCTGGTCCTGGATCTGGTGATCCGTGCCTACCAGGTACAGGCCCTGGCCTTTTTGGCCGGGGATGTTCAGGGCTTGCAGGTGAGTATCCTGCCCTACCTGTGCTTTTTCTTCTTCGGCCAGATCGCCAGTAAGGCCTATAAACAGGACAATTTCAACCGGTACGATAACCAGGTTCTCCTGTTCTATGGGCTGCTGTTTTTCATGCTGAACCTGGCGGTGTACCTGGCCTTCCCCTACCCCCTGGTGGGCGAGTTACGGGGTTACACTCCCCTGCTCTTGATGGTGGCCAGTCTACTCCTCCTCTTGGCGCTGGTGCTGGTGCGGGTGGTGGAACTGGATGGTGGACTGCGAAGGTGGCTGCGGCCCCTGGAGAATTTGGGCAGAATATCCTTCACCAGCTACTATTTAACCTACATCAGCTTCCTGGTCCTGGGCAGCTTCCAGTTCTCTTCGGCGGTAGCTGTCAATCTGCTCCTTTTTATGGGAACCAGCCTGGGACTGGTGGTGCTGGAGAGGCTGTGGAGACCCTACTACCGCTATGGCTTGGAATGGGCTTACCGTAAGATATCTGCCACTGCCCTGGCTTACACCCGGAACCGGTGGCCATGA
- a CDS encoding metal-dependent hydrolase, whose protein sequence is MPDWVVHVAVAWTLCRLLRFKYPQFDTSNTILVMVGALMPDVVKVVMLFNLLGHDWWNYIYALHQPLGSFLVAGLASLFFENEKKTFLFFGLGILTHFALDLLLLQVSGGIYLLYPLSWMAFHLDVVANDDYLITLVALITALVVYMVGRWLEGKDT, encoded by the coding sequence ATGCCGGACTGGGTGGTGCACGTGGCCGTGGCCTGGACCCTGTGCCGGTTGTTGAGGTTCAAGTACCCCCAGTTTGACACATCCAATACGATCCTGGTGATGGTGGGGGCGTTGATGCCGGATGTGGTTAAGGTGGTGATGTTGTTCAACCTCTTGGGCCATGACTGGTGGAACTACATCTACGCATTGCACCAGCCCCTGGGTTCCTTCCTGGTGGCGGGTTTGGCCTCGTTATTTTTCGAAAACGAGAAAAAGACTTTTCTGTTTTTCGGTCTGGGAATCTTAACCCACTTTGCACTGGATCTGCTCCTCTTGCAAGTGAGTGGGGGTATCTACCTGCTGTATCCCTTGAGCTGGATGGCCTTCCACCTGGATGTGGTGGCCAACGATGACTACCTGATCACCCTGGTGGCGTTGATTACGGCCCTGGTGGTTTATATGGTGGGTCGGTGGCTTGAGGGGAAGGATACTTGA
- a CDS encoding flippase, translating into MGQLQTIAKNSTALFVSQILSYILVFFYILYMARYLGAEGFGILSLAISLTGIFGILVDMGLSTLMIRELARDRSRTSKFISNTVLMKIILTFLVWGLLSIFVNLAGYPELVKNVVYLVYLSVIVNSFSLIFSALMQAEEKMEYVSLSSILTSVVMLSGTLVGIYYALDILYFAALYIIANSLNFLYLFLVYLWKFNIPKIEVDFSFWKPTLKEAWPFGFTGLSGSLYTYVDSIILSLIQGNLVVGWYSAAYRLILITLFIPNAVNMSIFPVMSRLYESSHDSLMLIYERYFKYMLILGIPLGFGTTLLAKQIISLVFGADFAPAVIALQILIWTIVFTFAGATFVQILQSINRQLLITKISVMCLIINVILNLILIPRYSYVGASVATVITEIVLVSYIVHTTFQLGYTVDSKKFMKIILKVLIGSLVMSAFLWYFPGLNLLLLVILASSLYLVVIYLLKTFDEVDKKLLRQLLGKSEEAP; encoded by the coding sequence ATGGGTCAATTACAGACGATAGCCAAGAATAGTACAGCGCTGTTTGTTTCACAGATATTGTCCTACATTTTAGTATTTTTCTACATCCTGTACATGGCCCGGTATCTGGGAGCTGAAGGTTTTGGAATACTTTCCCTGGCCATTTCCCTGACTGGAATTTTTGGAATTTTAGTGGATATGGGTCTCAGCACCTTGATGATCAGAGAGCTTGCCCGGGATAGGTCCAGGACCAGTAAATTCATATCTAACACCGTCCTGATGAAAATAATCTTAACTTTCCTGGTATGGGGACTGTTATCCATATTTGTTAACCTGGCGGGATATCCGGAACTGGTGAAAAACGTAGTGTATTTGGTTTATTTATCCGTCATCGTAAACTCCTTCAGCCTAATATTCAGCGCGCTTATGCAGGCTGAAGAAAAAATGGAGTATGTATCCCTATCTTCCATACTTACCAGTGTGGTAATGTTATCCGGAACATTAGTGGGGATATATTATGCTCTGGATATCCTTTACTTTGCAGCATTGTATATTATCGCCAACAGCCTGAACTTCCTCTACCTATTTCTGGTTTATCTTTGGAAGTTTAACATTCCCAAAATAGAAGTGGATTTCAGCTTCTGGAAGCCAACCCTAAAAGAAGCATGGCCCTTTGGATTCACAGGACTCAGTGGCTCATTGTATACCTACGTGGATTCCATTATTCTCTCCTTGATTCAGGGAAACCTGGTGGTTGGTTGGTACAGTGCGGCTTATCGTCTCATTTTGATAACTTTATTCATTCCCAACGCGGTTAATATGTCCATATTCCCTGTGATGTCCCGTCTTTATGAGTCCTCCCATGATTCACTGATGCTGATTTATGAGAGATACTTCAAGTACATGCTTATCCTGGGAATTCCACTGGGCTTTGGTACCACCCTTCTTGCTAAACAAATAATTTCACTGGTATTCGGAGCAGATTTCGCACCGGCGGTGATTGCACTGCAAATTTTGATATGGACCATAGTTTTTACTTTTGCCGGGGCCACATTCGTCCAGATCCTGCAGTCTATCAACAGACAGCTACTCATAACTAAAATATCCGTTATGTGCCTCATAATCAATGTGATCCTTAACCTAATTTTAATTCCCAGATACAGCTATGTGGGGGCCAGTGTAGCCACGGTTATCACCGAAATAGTGCTGGTTTCCTATATAGTTCATACCACTTTCCAGCTGGGCTACACCGTCGATTCTAAAAAATTCATGAAGATCATCCTTAAGGTACTGATAGGTAGCTTAGTTATGAGTGCCTTCTTATGGTATTTCCCGGGGTTAAATCTTCTTCTACTTGTCATCCTAGCTTCTTCACTCTATCTGGTGGTTATATATCTATTGAAAACATTTGACGAAGTTGATAAGAAACTATTACGGCAGTTATTAGGAAAATCGGAGGAGGCCCCCTAA
- a CDS encoding Ig-like domain-containing protein, whose translation MIFINKKHVILGLVILLALIFCGSATAATINVSPGTDTIKTALASAQNGDTLNLSAGTYNDYNLVVNKNLVIQGPEVSGDPTAIIDGQDKGRVFQIMAGTTVTLKNLQIINGQAPSGTYGGAVHTKGETTIQKCKFTGNKALWGGAIYNDFGGVLGITDCIFTNNQATTYGGAIKNEGTYCTITGSTFSGNKGTEGGALNDLNYWEIINCIFTGNIGTRGGAIANYGTTIFTDCTFTGNTASEYGGVLCNYGSTTFNRCTMTSNTATVNGGVVYNWGGSVSVNKCTVSNNNAQFGEFIYSGSSNGVTANFNRILNYGNQVIYSESGTVDATKNWWGNNNPSLSSIIGGSVTYNPWIVLKISSPSTVAPGETATITADLNHDNNGNLLSGGYLPDNLGVTFTGTVSPLSDTTQNGVATTTFTAGSAGTSSVSATVDGQTVSATINIGTLPLAVSSVDPANNTVNVALNKVIQVTFNQDIKSGNNQIELKNTKTGIMEPFSTSINGATLSIIPTNLLASGTLYQVLLHSGTVTDLSGNPVSAYVSQFTTMPPLTVSSTDPAHKATNVALNKIIQVTFNQDIQAGSNWIELLNTKTGKGEAITTSISGKVLTLTPTKLLSNAVPYLVVIHTGAVKDLSGNLVSAYLSQFTTMPVLAVSSSDPANKAVNVPLNKVIQITFNQDLQAGTDWIELLNTKTNQFEAITTSINGKTLTITPTSTLNTATTYYILIHTGAVKDLYGNPVSATVLRFTTV comes from the coding sequence TTGATTTTCATAAATAAGAAGCACGTAATATTAGGATTAGTTATTCTCTTGGCTCTCATCTTCTGTGGATCAGCCACCGCCGCTACGATAAACGTCAGTCCCGGGACAGACACCATAAAAACTGCCCTGGCCAGTGCCCAGAATGGGGATACCCTGAATCTATCCGCAGGGACCTATAATGATTACAACCTGGTGGTGAATAAGAACCTGGTCATCCAAGGACCAGAAGTAAGTGGTGATCCCACCGCAATTATCGACGGCCAGGACAAGGGCAGGGTATTCCAGATCATGGCTGGAACTACGGTGACCCTGAAAAATTTACAGATCATTAATGGCCAAGCACCCAGTGGCACCTACGGTGGAGCAGTGCATACCAAAGGCGAAACCACCATCCAGAAGTGCAAATTCACTGGCAACAAAGCCCTGTGGGGTGGAGCCATCTATAATGACTTCGGTGGTGTGCTCGGCATCACTGACTGCATCTTCACCAATAACCAGGCCACCACCTACGGTGGGGCTATAAAAAATGAGGGCACGTACTGTACCATCACCGGTTCCACCTTTAGCGGCAACAAAGGAACCGAAGGCGGAGCCCTTAATGACCTAAATTATTGGGAGATCATTAACTGCATCTTCACTGGCAACATAGGAACCAGGGGAGGAGCAATAGCTAACTATGGAACCACAATCTTCACCGATTGCACCTTTACTGGCAACACCGCCAGTGAGTATGGTGGAGTGCTGTGTAACTATGGTAGCACCACATTCAATCGATGCACCATGACCAGTAACACGGCCACTGTGAATGGAGGGGTTGTTTACAACTGGGGTGGTTCGGTAAGTGTCAACAAATGCACCGTCTCCAACAACAACGCTCAGTTTGGCGAATTCATCTACAGCGGAAGCAGTAATGGCGTGACGGCCAACTTTAACCGCATCCTAAATTATGGTAACCAAGTCATCTACAGTGAATCAGGTACGGTAGATGCCACTAAAAACTGGTGGGGTAACAACAATCCCAGTCTATCCAGTATAATCGGAGGTAGCGTGACATACAATCCCTGGATAGTTTTAAAGATCAGCTCCCCATCGACAGTGGCCCCCGGGGAAACAGCCACCATCACCGCCGACTTGAATCATGATAACAATGGGAATCTCCTCAGCGGAGGATATCTGCCAGACAACCTGGGAGTGACCTTTACTGGAACCGTCAGCCCCCTCAGCGACACCACCCAAAATGGGGTAGCAACCACCACCTTCACCGCTGGCTCGGCTGGTACCAGCAGCGTCAGTGCCACCGTGGATGGGCAAACGGTATCTGCCACCATCAACATCGGGACCCTGCCCCTGGCGGTCAGCAGTGTGGATCCTGCTAACAATACCGTGAACGTGGCTCTTAATAAGGTTATACAGGTCACCTTCAACCAGGACATAAAATCCGGGAACAACCAGATCGAGCTAAAAAACACCAAAACCGGGATAATGGAGCCGTTCAGCACCAGCATCAATGGTGCCACCCTCTCCATAATCCCCACCAACCTTCTAGCCTCCGGCACCCTCTACCAGGTGCTCCTCCACTCCGGGACCGTCACCGATCTTTCCGGGAATCCGGTGAGTGCCTACGTAAGCCAGTTCACCACCATGCCCCCATTAACGGTGTCCAGCACTGACCCGGCCCACAAGGCCACCAACGTAGCCTTGAACAAGATTATACAGGTCACCTTCAACCAGGATATTCAGGCTGGTAGTAACTGGATCGAGTTACTCAACACCAAAACCGGGAAGGGTGAGGCCATCACCACCAGCATTAGTGGTAAAGTACTGACCCTGACTCCCACCAAGCTCCTGTCCAACGCAGTCCCCTACCTGGTGGTTATCCATACCGGGGCGGTGAAGGATCTGTCCGGGAATCTGGTCAGCGCCTACCTCAGCCAGTTCACCACCATGCCGGTACTGGCGGTTAGTTCCTCGGACCCGGCCAACAAGGCGGTGAACGTACCCCTGAACAAAGTGATACAGATCACCTTCAACCAGGACCTACAAGCCGGAACCGACTGGATCGAACTACTCAACACCAAAACCAACCAATTCGAAGCCATCACCACCAGCATCAACGGAAAAACATTAACCATAACCCCCACCAGCACCCTGAACACCGCCACCACCTACTACATCCTCATCCACACCGGAGCGGTGAAGGACCTCTACGGTAACCCGGTAAGTGCCACTGTACTCAGATTCACCACGGTTTAA
- a CDS encoding (Fe-S)-binding protein → MIYFQGCTAREKLTRISKSTQELLDQAGVEYTVLDDEECCGSVLLRTGFTEDAREAMQKTYDKLQGERVVVSCAGCYRTFREDYPLMVGKVDVIHISQLLEELLSEGKLQLDREEVKVTYHDPCHLGRHLEEYESPRRVLERRGELVEMDKNREEARCCGSGGGVKSAYPELSQSMAERRVEEARKTGAELLVTCCPFCVLNLESVGKIKVRDLVEFLLGEEGS, encoded by the coding sequence ATGATCTACTTCCAGGGCTGCACTGCCCGAGAAAAGCTTACAAGAATTTCAAAATCCACCCAGGAATTGCTGGACCAGGCCGGAGTGGAATACACGGTACTGGATGATGAGGAGTGCTGTGGCTCGGTGCTCTTAAGGACCGGCTTCACCGAGGATGCCCGGGAGGCCATGCAGAAAACCTATGACAAGCTGCAGGGAGAGAGGGTGGTGGTCAGCTGCGCCGGCTGCTACCGCACCTTCCGGGAGGACTACCCCCTAATGGTGGGAAAGGTGGATGTGATACACATCTCCCAACTCCTGGAGGAGTTACTATCCGAGGGTAAGCTCCAACTGGACCGGGAAGAAGTGAAGGTCACCTACCATGACCCCTGCCATCTGGGCCGGCATCTGGAAGAGTATGAAAGCCCCCGCCGGGTCCTGGAAAGGAGGGGAGAATTGGTGGAGATGGATAAGAACCGGGAGGAAGCCCGGTGCTGCGGCTCCGGAGGGGGAGTTAAATCCGCCTACCCCGAGTTATCTCAGAGTATGGCGGAGCGCCGGGTGGAGGAGGCCCGGAAGACCGGGGCGGAGTTACTGGTCACCTGCTGCCCCTTCTGTGTCCTGAACCTGGAGTCGGTGGGGAAGATCAAGGTCCGGGATCTAGTCGAGTTCCTGTTAGGGGAGGAAGGGTCATGA
- a CDS encoding antibiotic biosynthesis monooxygenase, translated as MVYVLGRLKLESYDKWKPLFDERSAIRKESGSKEAHLFRNSDDQNEAVIVFEWDSRENAQNYMESDEMLKSLHDIGAEIISITYLDEQEKSI; from the coding sequence ATGGTTTATGTGCTTGGACGGTTAAAACTCGAGAGTTATGATAAGTGGAAGCCTCTTTTTGATGAAAGATCAGCTATACGCAAAGAAAGTGGCTCTAAAGAGGCCCATCTTTTCCGTAACTCCGATGACCAGAATGAAGCTGTGATTGTATTTGAATGGGATAGTAGGGAAAACGCACAGAACTATATGGAATCTGATGAGATGTTAAAAAGTCTACACGACATCGGAGCCGAAATAATAAGTATAACCTACCTTGATGAACAAGAAAAATCAATTTAA
- a CDS encoding Ig-like domain-containing protein, producing MYKKLLLGLFFCLAILGTASATDWDVYPGDSIQDTIDSASANDKIIVHDSGGVPYTYQGSINIYKKVNLTSSGNVTINATSTLNPAVKVLSSGGGSTLQGFRITGATNNYGIELDLYHAAGGTTYILNNFLFNNKGGINLIDADGTVIMDNTISYRSGDGYGIRMTNSSSNKIYANTIYGNDTDGGILLQSGQNNLLENNQLVGISSDRGSGISIQDQWNTMLQNNITNFYNGISFEAIASDGNPNLIDGSALNNYISNCNFGIRVTDAFNIIIMGNRVTGCENNAIYIPWSTNTTIAYNILTYSGSSALNIQSDNITILGNTIANNQRGLAIDGHNCNVYNNNFLYNLDQALVVYNDSNFNQPQPTGGNYWSNYLGVDANNDGFGDTPYTFTGDYATDSDYLPLMKPFWLVYRVEPINQATNVVLNQIIQITYNQEISPGTNWIELVNTKTGKTETVNIKISGNTLNLTPTKLLSPSTLYLVLIHTGAVNGQAGTPCPSLVSKFTTVAPLSVSTLDPANNAVNVALNKKITLTFNREIKAGSMWIELINTKTGKTEGFTSSISGKVLTLTPTKLLATSTIYQVLLHTGAVTDLAGSPTASKVTKFTTVPPLAVSTIDPANNAVRVALNKKITLTFNRSIKAGSMWIELINTKTGKPVAFTTSIYRNTLTLTPTITLNTATTYQVLLHTGAVTDLAGSPNQAYVSKFTTMSLILL from the coding sequence ATGTACAAGAAATTACTTTTGGGATTATTTTTTTGTCTAGCCATACTGGGAACCGCGTCGGCGACGGACTGGGATGTTTATCCGGGTGACTCCATACAGGATACCATAGACTCCGCATCCGCCAATGACAAAATAATCGTCCACGATTCTGGGGGGGTGCCCTACACTTACCAGGGGAGTATTAATATCTATAAAAAGGTTAACTTAACCTCCTCCGGTAATGTGACCATCAACGCCACCTCCACCCTGAACCCTGCCGTGAAGGTACTCTCCAGTGGCGGTGGGTCCACCCTCCAGGGATTCAGAATCACCGGTGCCACCAATAACTACGGCATCGAACTGGACCTGTACCACGCAGCCGGTGGAACCACCTACATCCTGAACAACTTCCTCTTCAACAACAAAGGCGGGATCAACCTCATCGATGCCGACGGCACCGTGATCATGGATAACACCATCAGTTACCGAAGCGGAGACGGGTATGGAATTAGAATGACGAACTCCAGCTCCAACAAGATCTACGCCAACACCATCTACGGGAATGATACCGATGGTGGTATTCTGCTGCAGAGTGGTCAGAATAACCTCCTTGAAAATAACCAGCTGGTGGGAATCTCCAGTGATAGAGGTTCCGGTATATCTATCCAGGACCAGTGGAACACCATGCTGCAGAACAACATCACCAACTTCTACAATGGTATCAGCTTTGAAGCCATTGCATCTGATGGTAATCCCAACCTGATTGATGGATCAGCCCTCAATAACTACATTTCAAACTGTAATTTTGGGATTCGTGTCACTGATGCTTTCAATATCATAATCATGGGTAACCGAGTAACTGGATGCGAAAACAACGCCATTTACATTCCCTGGTCAACCAATACCACCATTGCCTACAACATTTTAACCTACAGTGGTAGTAGTGCCCTCAACATCCAGAGCGACAACATCACCATCCTGGGCAACACCATCGCCAACAACCAGCGGGGCCTAGCTATAGACGGTCACAACTGCAACGTCTACAACAACAACTTCCTGTACAACCTGGATCAGGCTTTAGTGGTGTACAATGACAGTAACTTCAACCAGCCCCAGCCCACGGGAGGAAACTACTGGAGCAACTACCTGGGAGTGGATGCTAATAATGACGGATTCGGAGACACCCCCTACACCTTCACCGGGGATTATGCTACTGATTCAGATTACCTGCCCCTCATGAAACCCTTCTGGTTAGTTTACAGAGTGGAACCCATTAACCAGGCCACCAACGTGGTCCTCAACCAAATAATTCAAATCACCTACAACCAGGAAATAAGCCCGGGAACCAACTGGATCGAACTGGTCAACACCAAAACCGGGAAAACAGAAACAGTGAACATTAAAATCAGCGGTAACACCCTCAACCTAACCCCCACCAAACTACTATCACCCTCCACCCTCTACCTGGTGCTCATCCACACCGGGGCCGTCAATGGTCAGGCTGGAACCCCCTGCCCATCCCTGGTCAGTAAATTCACCACCGTAGCCCCACTATCGGTATCCACCCTGGACCCGGCCAACAACGCCGTTAACGTAGCCCTCAACAAGAAGATCACCCTCACCTTCAACCGGGAGATAAAAGCCGGCTCCATGTGGATCGAACTAATCAACACCAAAACCGGGAAAACGGAAGGCTTCACCAGCAGCATCAGTGGTAAAGTACTGACCCTGACACCCACCAAGCTCCTGGCCACCTCCACCATCTACCAGGTACTCCTCCACACCGGAGCAGTCACCGACCTGGCCGGCAGCCCCACTGCCTCCAAGGTCACTAAATTCACCACCGTACCGCCACTGGCGGTATCCACCATCGACCCTGCCAACAACGCGGTAAGGGTGGCCCTCAACAAGAAGATCACCCTCACCTTCAACCGGTCCATTAAAGCCGGCTCCATGTGGATCGAACTAATCAACACCAAAACCGGGAAACCAGTAGCCTTCACCACCAGCATCTACCGGAACACCCTCACCCTAACCCCCACCATCACCCTGAACACCGCCACCACCTACCAGGTGCTCCTCCACACCGGAGCAGTCACCGACCTGGCCGGCAGCCCCAACCAGGCCTACGTTTCCAAATTCACCACGATGTCCCTGATCCTCCTTTAA